One window of the Podospora pseudocomata strain CBS 415.72m chromosome 7, whole genome shotgun sequence genome contains the following:
- the BUD14 gene encoding protein phosphatase regulator (COG:U; EggNog:ENOG503NURA), translating to MTRPEIIRADTIDLQAHDNPSAPRHARPTPDGSLAPHQAETLREVAAEAAEENHRSPPGLWNNDADTDTLYSVSDSQQSGGYGTRHDDAGSMQTGTRQDALAIAQNGGHSGHEVDEAVMDGETEVDVDDDMMDRISSSPSIEDEDIDFEFVYALHTFVATVEGQANATKGDTMVLLDDSNSYWWLVRVVKDSSIGYLPAEHIETPTERLARLNKHRNIDLSATMLGDQTDKVRNPIRSAIKRKKAKTVQFAPPTFVDYSDIDYSSEEEDVAAEYFAQAAQQGQKTQQASAAADTEDDSAKVEPLKPRTTQKDSKPDETDNSAKPRSSEEGGELKVDGPKKTSDGTVRDSFFKDDTVETKKITLTPNLLRDDDGTRLSSESKEMRQRPSLDRLLDKDGLLGKDGKKGKDKKEKDKKPSAIRSFFSRKDKDKKASHEDEDLSRDSHEREPEEEEVSQGSPEKTGPQRQPSKLQKQQPRTEPSPTRKPGSTRETGNGVDIKAFLSESKVNNVANVPPATMRLVEASPKGSPQGSPQTSGRPQKATKAKTRMGLDDFDSDDDDLDPQPVQSPPSQDPRRQQPQQQKRAAPNNTNPFITQQQAQPASLGGQAVRGAPTLNSPPQQHEERLSESPVQVSPVMSSNPPPLMVDTSSQEEDRSSPRSTPSPELIEHEDADTSVNKETITPSTSSRSSWNDTNLRAFFDSGSDIRDLLVVVYDKSNVDPVSSDHPVANGLFREQNAKLAEITTQLDNMLGDWLARKQRLRGTV from the exons ATGACAAGGCCAGAGATTATTCGCGCTG ACACCATCGACCTCCAAGCGCACGACAACCCTTCCGCTCCGCGACACGCCAGGCCGACCCCTGACGGCTCCCTCGCACCACACCAGGCCGAGACCTTGAGAGAAGTTgcggcagaagcagcagaggaGAACCACCGTAGCCCGCCCGGTCTGTGGAACAACGACGCCGACACCGACACCCTCTATTCCGTCTCCGACTCCCAGCAGAGCGGCGGTTACGGCACGAGGCACGACGACGCAGGCAGCATGCAGACGGGCACCCGGCAGGATGCGCTGGCGATTGCCCAGAACGGAGGCCATTCTGGCCACGAGGTCGATGAGGCGGTCATGGACGGCGAAACCGAGGTGGACGTGGACGACGACATGATGGACAGGATCTCGAGCTCCCCTTCAattgaagatg AGGACATCGATTTCGAATTCGTATACGCCCTCCACACCTTTGTTGCCACGGTCGAAGGGCAAGCGAACGCAACCAAGGGTGATACCATGGTTCTTCTcgacgacagcaacagctACTGGTGGCTGGTGCGTGTCGTGAAAGACAGCAGCATCG GCTACCTCCCCGCCGAACATATCGAAACTCCCACCGAACGGTTGGCTCGTTTGAACAAGCACCGGAACATAGAT CTCTCCGCCACAATGCTTGGTGATCAAACCGATAAAGTCCGGAATCCCATTAGATCTGCCatcaagagaaagaaggccaagacggTCCAATTCGCACCGCCTACATTTGTGGACTATTCTGATATCGACTACTCgagcgaggaagaggatgtggCGGCCGAATACTTTGCCCAGGCCGCTCAACAAGGTCAAAAAACCCAGCAGGCTTCCGCTGCCGCGGACACGGAGGACGATTCGGCCAAGGTCGAACCATTGAAGCCCAGGACAACACAAAAGGATTCGAAGCCAGACGAGACCGACAACTCGGCGAAACCACGGAGctctgaagaaggaggagaactCAAGGTCGACGGGCCCAAGAAGACAAGCGACGGGACTGTCCGAGACTCGTTTTTCAAAGATGACACAGtcgagacgaagaagattaCGCTTACGCCTAACCTGTTgcgggatgatgatggaacAAGGCTGTCGAGCGAATCCAAGGAGATGAGACAACGACCAAGCTTGGATAGGTTGCTGGATAAGGACGGCTTGCTCGGCAAAGACGGCAAGAAAGGAAAGGataagaaggagaaggataaGAAGCCCAGTGCCATTCGAAGCTTTTTCTCTAGGAAGGACAAGGATAAGAAAGCCTCCcatgaggacgaggatctCAGCAGAGACAGCCACGAAAGagagccggaggaggaggaggtatcGCAAGGGTCGCCAGAGAAAACAGGCCCCCAGAGGCAGCCAAGCAAGTTGCAAAAGCAGCAACCCCGGACGGAGCCATCGCCAACTAGGAAGCCTGGCTCTACTAGAGAAACGGGCAATGGTGTTGACATCAAGGCATTCTTGTCGGAAAGCAAGGTCAACAATGTCGCCAACGTACCACCCGCCACGATGCGTTTGGTAGAAGCCAGCCCGAAGGGTTCTCCACAAGGCAGCCCGCAGACAAGTGGGAGACCTCAGAAGGcgaccaaggccaagacTCGCATGGGACTTGACGACTTTGactctgatgatgatgatctggaTCCTCAGCCTGTCCAATCTCCACCTTCCCAAGACCCACGacgtcaacaaccacaacagcagaAACGTGCTGCTCCAAACAATACCAATCCCTTCATCACtcagcaacaagcacagCCAGCGTCGTTGGGCGGGCAGGCAGTTAGAGGTGCTCCCACACTTAATTCGCCACCTCAACAGCACGAGGAGAGGCTATCCGAGTCGCCTGTCCAGGTCTCGCCAGTCATGTCTAGCAACCCGCCGCCGTTGATGGTCGATACATCGAGCCAAGAGGAAGACCGGTCATCGCCAAGATCGACACCCTCACCAGAACTGATTGAGCACGAAGATGCGGATACGTCGGTCAACAAGGAGACCATCACGCCGTCCACTTCTTCCAGGTCATCGTGGAATGATACCAACCTCAGGGCCTTTTTCGATTCCGGTTCAGATATTCGGGacttgctggtggtggtgtatgaCAAGTCGAATGTCGATCCGGTATCTTCGGACCACCCGGTGGCAAACGGTTTGTTCAGAGAACAGAATGCTAAGCTTGCTGAGATAACAACT CAACTCGACAATATGCTCGGTGACTGGCTAGCCCGTAAGCAAAGGCTACGGGGAACAGTCTAA
- a CDS encoding hypothetical protein (EggNog:ENOG503P6QZ; COG:S), with product MSFLGLDLASTNYSYYSIPAALLITMAPNVYAMVLAGKNYDLNQPRRTEEICAKDTSMPKPTLQKISRAKAATANGFETLSLYAASVVAANASGVVPVSKLNTLTLGYVVSRAAYNFVYVVAQDNKKLAGIRPLVWAAGVIIIMNLFVSAGGKV from the exons ATGtccttcctcggcctcgacctcgCCTCAACAAACTACTCTTACTACTCCATCCCCGCCGCCCTTCTCATCACCATGGCTCCCAATGTGTACGCTATGGTGTTGGCGGGGAAGAATTATGATTTGAACCA ACCCCGCCGCACAGAAGAGATTTGTGCCAAAGATACCTCCATGCCCAAGCCC ACCCTTCAAAAAATCTCCCGCGCCAAAGCCGCAACAGCAAACGGCTTCGAaaccctctctctctacGCCGCCTCCGTCGTAGCAGCCAACGCCTCGGGCGTCGTCCCCGtctccaagctcaacaccctcaccctcggctATGTCGTCTCCCGCGCCGCCTACAACTTTGTCTACGTCGTTGCCCAGGACAACAAGAAGCTAGCCGGCATCCGGCCCCTTGTCTGGGCTGCTGGCGTGATCATCATTATGAATCTGTTTGTGAGTGCTGGTGGAAAGGTCTAA
- a CDS encoding hypothetical protein (COG:O; CAZy:GH131; EggNog:ENOG503NY5R), producing MKTSTLLAAAFCGVAAVEGAVLWDGRFNDFTSSADLNKWSWANQVGPYQYYIHGSGTVNRYINLSPEYKNPNDTVSKQGARFTLDSTAYWNGQTMRRIELIPQTKAAINRGKVFYHFSISRRDTNAPSVNKEHQICFFESHFTELKYGWISGEQGAANPALQWMTNQRTQWKLSEWKANVWHNFAYEIDFSGNRVGLWYSEGGADLKQVVAPVGGVSTSSNGQDWHLGVLELPRSGYPNTNEDYYFSGVFIEDGAITTKIGGPA from the exons ATGAAGACGTCGACATTGTTGGCCGCCGCCttttgtggtgttgctgccgttgagGGTGCTGTTCTCTGGGATGGAAGATTCAACGACTTTACTTCCTCGGCGGATCTGAACAAGTGGTCTTGGGCTAATCAAGTTGGTCCTTATC AATACTACATCCACGGTTCTGGGACGGTAAACCGCTACATCAACCTCTCGCCCGAGTACAAGAACCCCAACGACACCGTCTCCAAACAAGGCGCCCGGTTCACGCTCGACAGCACAGCCTACTGGAACGGCCAGACGATGCGTCGGATCGAGCTGATACCCCAGACGAAAGCGGCGATCAACCGCGGGAAGGTGTTTTACCACTTTTCGATTTCGCGGCGGGACACCAACGCGCCGTCGGTGAACAAGGAGCATCAGATTTGCTTTTTTGAGTCGCACTTTACAGAATTAAAGTATGGGTGGATTTCGGGAGAGCAGGGGGCGGCGAACCCGGCGTTGCAGTGGATGACGAACCAGAGGACGCAGTGGAAGTTGAGCGAGTGGAAGGCGAATGTGTGGCATAATTTTGCGTACGAGATTGATTTCTCCGGGAACagggttgggttgtggtATAGTGAGGGGGGTGCGGATTTGAAGCAGGTGGTTGCGCCGGTGGGGGGTGTGTCGACGAGTAGTAATGGGCAGGATTGGCatttgggggtgttggagctGCCAAGGAGTGGGTATCCGAATACTAATGAGGATTATTACTTTTCGGGGGTGTTTATTGAGGATGGGGCGATTACGACCAAGATTGGGGGGCCGG CTTAA